TCAACGCCCCGGCCGCAAACATGTCGAAGAGATGAAACGCCGGGCCCGCTCGGGAAAAGGCTTGAGCACCTACATCAGCCAGCATGTCCGAGAAAATTATGTCCTCAAGATTTCATAACCATTTTTTTGTGGAATCACATCCGAAGAGCTCCATTTTTCATGTCAGTTCGCAATTACATTTTTGTATTTAGACCGTTCCGGGTGTTTCTTTGTAGCTTCGCTCGTGTGTTGACGAGCACTTGCTCATCACGCGAACAAACAATAACCGCCACAGCGATGGTAAGGAGTCTATAATGAAAAAGGTTTTATTTTCTTTGGCAGCACTTTTGATTTCAACAAGCGCTCACGCCGTTCACTCGGGGAGCTCTTGGTCGCAGATCTTCGCGGATCGCGATGCTGTTGTAACACACGGCTATGCGATCATGGGTATCAAGCTTGAAAATGCCTGTATGACGGATACAGAAATCAGATCTATCGAGCCGACCACTCAATGCGCAGAGCTTGCACCAAGAACAGTGTATGCTCCAGGTGGCGAAGGTGGCGGCCCGTACACTGAGTGGGATTGCGTGCGCTATGAAACTAAAATCGTTTCTGTGCCTCGCACTTACGAGCGTCCTGAATGCTTGCGCCTTGAAGGTGGCGGCGAACGCTCTCCTGAATGTGTGGAGTTCGGCACTGTGACTGTGACAGTTCCTCGCACTATCGATACGCAAGTGTATGTGACTCGCGGTGAAGCTGGTCAAAGCTTCAGCAAGCCATTCACATTCCCATCATGCCCGGTAGTTTACCCTCGTTAATAAGATCAAAAGCCCTGATGATTCATCGGGGCTTTATTTGCCTTTCTGTAAAGATGACTCCGCAAGATTATTTTGTTGCTGAGCTTTGACGTTGCTCCAGAGCTGCTGGCTCACCGGACCTGGCAACAAACGTTCTAGCTCTTGCGCTGTTTGCGGATGCATCGAAGACATTTGAAATAAAATTTCAGCTTTTATTCCCGCCAAACTTTTACGGGTTTCTAAGTTAACAGATTTATCTTCAACCGTTGGATTGCTAACAACCGCTTTTAAAACGCGGGCCGCTTCACCGTCGGCTGAAGTTTGCAAAGCTTCAAACAATAAATCCAAAGCGGCATTTTGCATCTGAGTTGAAGAATCATCCGTTGCAGGTGTTTGCAAAAATTCCTGCAAAGATCTTAGCACTTGCTCATTTTTTACAAGGCCTTTGCGGAACGTTTTTTCTTCGTCTGTTAAAAAGATTTTTGCATGAAGCTGGCGGTATTCAGCTAGTTCAGATTTATAGATAAAATTCTGCCATACCGGTGCCGCCGATGCCGTCATAGTTTCATTTTCAGAATCCGGAATCGACCCTTGCTCGGTCACAAACTCCGGACGCGTGTCCATGGTCGGCAAAACAGGAACCCTCTTGTCAGGGGTTCCTGTTGTCACCGTTGGATTTTTATTTTCTTTGATTTCAGTTTTATTTCCAGAGGAAGCCATGAACATCATGGCTCCTCCGATTCCCACAACCCCAACCGCGAGAGCTATCTTAAGAGTCTTCATCTTAGAACGCTCCTCGAGTCAGTGTTTGTCTGAACAACGAGCGGTTCATTTCTTTCGCACCGTCATTCTGGAAGTACGCCGATCCATTCAAGTATCCATTGAGAACCAGGATATTGTGGTGAATCGCTGTTGAGTTCACAAAGACGTTATAGACTTTACCGAAGTACTTCACAGGTGTGATCGATACAATCGGATCAAGCACGCCGCCGACAAGCACTAGGTCTTCACCTACTTTGAATTCAGCAGCCGCTTTCATGAAACCATTCGATGCGACAACTGGATGGTTCGGAGTTACCTTCAACTCGCGACCCGATTTCATTTTGAAGATCAAGATGTCGTGTTCGCTGTCGACGACTTCACTCACCCATTGGTCGACTTTGGTTTTTTGTACGGCTTTGCTTCCCATTGATTGAGCGCTTTGCAATGAAGCCACGAAAGCGTAGTTTTTAGTGAAAGCTTCAATGAATGGAACATATTTCATTTTCTCGTTCGCCGCCTCTTGTGCCAAGATCAACTGTTCTGGAGTCGAGCATGATGACACACACACAATCGCTACGTAAGCTGTTGAAGGCATCGTGCAAGGTGCGTTTTTATTCTTAGGCGCAATCCAAGGTTTCTCTGGTTTGAACGAACGGTCCATGAAACTCGGATACAAGTGCTGACCACTGGAGTTCAAGGCCACAGAAGTTCTGCCCATTTTTACTTTAAGGTCTTCAAACTGATCTAGGAACTCTTTAACCACTGGCAATTGGTTTTGACACTTCACCATCCAGTCATAGCGACCTTGAGCATCGGTATTGCTTAAGCTGTCATGTGAACATCTGTGTGCCACATAGTCTTTACAATAGCTTTGTGAGACCCATGCACCGTAAACCACGTTTTGACTTTCAAGTTGCACGGAGTGATCGATACAAGCGTAGTTTTTCACTGTTGTCACATCACGAGTATTCACAATCACACCAATTTGGTTCGCAGGGCATGTTTGAGAGCTGTTCGCTTCTTCTGTTGCCGTTGTTGATTCTGATCTGCGAACCGCATCTGGATTTCCGTCACAAAGGCGTTCTTCTGCTGGGTACACGCTGTCTTTACAACGATCGTTGCTCACTTGTGTGCCTTTATCGTCAACACAGATAAAGATTCTGCTTTGTTTTCCTCCACAATCTGCGGAACAAGCAGTGAAGTTTTCTGTCGGAACATATTTATATGTTGGACATACGCCCGGAGTTTTGATTGAACCCTGACGTGTGTTTGAAGTTACGATTTGACCGTCAGTACAAGCCTGGTCTGAGATTTCATTAAAGATATCAAAGAAACCCGTTTCACCGTAAGCACATGTTAATGAAACTTTCACTTCACCTGTGATAACACCTGTTTTCACAGTGCCGTGAGAACCGAAGTCACCGCAACCGTTGTGGCAAGTGAATTGGTTATAAACATCGGAACCTGAAAGTATGCCGTTGTTACAAACTCTTTCTTGGCTGACACTCGAGCAAGAACCCGCTGGAGTTTGCGATGAGTAAAGAACTTTCGATCCGCCATTTGCCAAAATACTTCCGTCAGGCAATGTGCAAGACTGACCTTGGCATGGACCTTCATTTGTTACTTCTTTGGTTCTGGAAACTTCAACCCATTTCAAAGTTTCGCCAATCAGTTGGCACTGTTCTTTGATACGGTCTCTGTATGAAACTTCTTTTGTACCATTCAATCCGCAAGATTGAGTTTCAGAATACAACTCGCCTTGAGACTCACGTGTTGAATCTTTCACGGAGCAAGCCAAAGGCTCTGGTGTTGGAGTCGGAGTTGGTTCTGGATCTGGATCTACTGTTGCTTCTGTGACGTTGATATTGTGTTTTAAAGTAAAGAGAACTTGGCTTGAATCGCCTTTATATAAAACGGCTGTAACTTGATAAGCGCCCTTCGCTGCATAAGCATGTTGCACTGTTTGGCCTGAAGCCGTGCTGCTGTCACCGAAATCCCAACGGATCGCACCCACTTGGTCGGCTAAGCACTGAGGCATATACAAAGACAATGTCGCCGCTGCACCGACTTTCACTTCTGATGGACCAGAAATCGCCGCAGCAGCGCTACAGACAACTTCTTCATCCGAAATCACGATGGACTGAGTGAGCATTTTCTCACCGCCTGGATTTCCGACAACTACGACTTTCACTTGATAAGTTCCAGCCGCAGCAAAAGTGTGCGCAATAGGATCTTTACTGTATTGGGATGGAGTTCCGTCTCCAAATGTCCAATAAGCTTCAAGAAGATTGATGGTACTAGGAACACCCAAATCAA
This region of Bdellovibrio sp. BCCA genomic DNA includes:
- a CDS encoding PKD domain-containing protein, which codes for MNTRILLVALGLCALSAGCQKTPETSGDVELSSSTSSVSCKPGSQKISSDALQIQGETVGQKGEAISYKLNEQLSCDGSQQVVWKTVGGSTTVAPSVTSVFKKAGTYIVTAHVEDSSIGSSSRVAAKATADTTTTQEVSFKTVVVGSEIVMIAPQVGVTGQPVTFDLGVPSTINLLEAYWTFGDGTPSQYSKDPIAHTFAAAGTYQVKVVVVGNPGGEKMLTQSIVISDEEVVCSAAAAISGPSEVKVGAAATLSLYMPQCLADQVGAIRWDFGDSSTASGQTVQHAYAAKGAYQVTAVLYKGDSSQVLFTLKHNINVTEATVDPDPEPTPTPTPEPLACSVKDSTRESQGELYSETQSCGLNGTKEVSYRDRIKEQCQLIGETLKWVEVSRTKEVTNEGPCQGQSCTLPDGSILANGGSKVLYSSQTPAGSCSSVSQERVCNNGILSGSDVYNQFTCHNGCGDFGSHGTVKTGVITGEVKVSLTCAYGETGFFDIFNEISDQACTDGQIVTSNTRQGSIKTPGVCPTYKYVPTENFTACSADCGGKQSRIFICVDDKGTQVSNDRCKDSVYPAEERLCDGNPDAVRRSESTTATEEANSSQTCPANQIGVIVNTRDVTTVKNYACIDHSVQLESQNVVYGAWVSQSYCKDYVAHRCSHDSLSNTDAQGRYDWMVKCQNQLPVVKEFLDQFEDLKVKMGRTSVALNSSGQHLYPSFMDRSFKPEKPWIAPKNKNAPCTMPSTAYVAIVCVSSCSTPEQLILAQEAANEKMKYVPFIEAFTKNYAFVASLQSAQSMGSKAVQKTKVDQWVSEVVDSEHDILIFKMKSGRELKVTPNHPVVASNGFMKAAAEFKVGEDLVLVGGVLDPIVSITPVKYFGKVYNVFVNSTAIHHNILVLNGYLNGSAYFQNDGAKEMNRSLFRQTLTRGAF